The following proteins are encoded in a genomic region of Leptotrichia sp. OH3620_COT-345:
- a CDS encoding HAD family hydrolase — translation MSLDTFIFDFDGTLGDSKKCGIVATQKAFEKIGLNIPDEEKIEYYMGIPIEKSFRKMSEKELSEDEFKKLIEIFRELYKSLESKYLKIFPGIKELLDILKEKKIKCFIVSSKKSEVLERNLELLKIKDYFMEIIGADKVINHKPNPEGVNSIIEKYGLDRSNTLMIGDAIFDIKMGKSAYVKTCGVTWGSHSVDMLKNENPDFMVDNPLNLIEYIKK, via the coding sequence ATGAGTTTAGATACATTTATCTTTGATTTTGACGGAACTTTGGGAGATTCTAAAAAATGTGGTATAGTAGCCACTCAAAAAGCTTTTGAAAAAATAGGATTGAATATTCCCGATGAAGAAAAAATAGAGTATTATATGGGAATTCCCATTGAGAAATCTTTTAGGAAAATGTCTGAGAAAGAATTATCAGAAGATGAATTTAAAAAATTAATTGAAATATTCAGGGAATTGTATAAAAGTCTGGAAAGTAAGTATTTAAAAATTTTTCCGGGAATAAAAGAATTATTGGATATTTTAAAAGAAAAAAAGATAAAATGCTTTATAGTTTCAAGTAAAAAATCTGAAGTTTTGGAAAGAAATCTCGAATTACTCAAAATAAAAGATTATTTTATGGAAATTATAGGAGCGGATAAAGTTATAAATCATAAGCCTAATCCTGAAGGAGTAAATTCTATCATTGAAAAATACGGACTTGATAGAAGTAACACTCTCATGATAGGAGATGCAATATTTGATATTAAAATGGGAAAGTCTGCATATGTAAAAACATGCGGTGTTACATGGGGTAGCCATAGTGTAGATATGCTTAAAAATGAAAATCCCGATTTTATGGTTGATAATCCATTGAACTTAATAGAATATATAAAAAAATAA